In one window of Tolypothrix sp. PCC 7712 DNA:
- a CDS encoding trypsin-like peptidase domain-containing protein, whose product MLRQALVVGINNYTELKKLDTPASDAEQIARLLEKYGGFRAKRLPSKYEEGFLSVDEKQSNEQLITPRRLQEAIADLFNPQGNDVPDTALFYFAGHGLRDSCGGIIKGFLATSNASPRKDIWGVSLSWLQELLILSPVKQQIIWLDCCHSGELINEKFINFQEAYPGERGQGRDRCFIAACGDASVAYGNAEHGILTSLLLKGLDPQRYEVSQWINNYSLTDFIIQQLENDEKLRTFPQRPSYNNSGGEIKLIQGTKQSKVVVFNLLQNNICPYKGLAAFEFNDEDPKYFYGRTALTDELLEKLRPGNFIAVMGASGCGKSSVVKAGLLYQLKLGQRLSGSNEWKIMPVIRPGDNPLYSLAEAFTGKDSKKMLIQLLEKELRDNGADRLQDFIAEDIEKYSRVVLVVDQFEEVFTLCQDIKARQQFFDCLLGAVESSNNKLCLVITIRADFVGECAAYPKLAKQIQQDLVTVTPMTTEELTEAIKEPASQVGLGLEETLVIQMIADVQKSPGSLPLLQFTLMELWEKRNINTTGNTEYNSQLLTLHAYQKMGGVMGALNRHAQQIYNYTDYKSASPSQKRQPQEQELIRRLFLKLLRTGEGVKDTRQPQPKTKLMAIAGEDSQQQVVLSQLIEELIKWRLLVTSEVEILFGKYLEKIQIIDLIHEALMSGWEEFEQWRDKYRQILRLRDRLDDALQIWDANGRQDEDLMMGGLLTRVREEWLNLEPDLEPLAKNFYKWSNDYKDKKKSVDRKETGDKEYPYVSPSSDIYKLNLATESAKAVVRILVEIGNTGKQNFATGFMIAQDLLMTCNHVISSLDEAKQSRFTFNYQLDITGKECTTQTVQLLPEGKFYTNIGLNYTVVTLKDVPKFSKPLILNNQQLKLKEELAIIHHPQGHLKKISMLSNVTYVDNDVVQYTRCTSPGSSGSPVFNVNFEVVAIHHSGGMLLEPGTEERYLRSQGTSMIAVLDDLKINAPEIYACLHFINS is encoded by the coding sequence ATGCTGCGACAGGCTCTAGTTGTTGGTATAAATAATTATACTGAACTAAAAAAACTGGACACTCCGGCTAGTGATGCCGAGCAGATTGCTCGTTTACTCGAAAAATACGGTGGTTTTAGAGCCAAACGATTACCTTCCAAATATGAGGAAGGATTTCTTAGTGTTGATGAAAAGCAATCTAACGAGCAGCTAATTACTCCACGAAGGCTGCAAGAAGCGATCGCAGACCTGTTTAATCCCCAAGGTAATGATGTGCCTGATACAGCTTTATTTTACTTTGCCGGACACGGACTGCGAGATAGTTGTGGAGGGATAATAAAAGGCTTTTTAGCAACTAGTAATGCCAGCCCACGGAAAGATATTTGGGGTGTATCGTTAAGTTGGTTACAGGAATTATTGATATTAAGTCCGGTAAAGCAACAAATTATTTGGCTTGACTGCTGCCATAGTGGTGAGTTAATCAACGAGAAATTTATCAATTTCCAGGAAGCATACCCAGGAGAAAGGGGACAAGGACGCGATCGCTGTTTTATTGCGGCTTGTGGTGATGCATCTGTTGCTTATGGAAATGCAGAACATGGTATATTGACCAGTCTTTTATTAAAAGGTCTAGACCCACAACGCTATGAAGTTAGTCAGTGGATTAATAACTACAGTTTGACTGATTTTATTATTCAACAGCTAGAAAATGATGAGAAATTACGAACCTTTCCTCAGCGTCCGTCATACAACAATTCGGGGGGAGAGATAAAACTGATCCAAGGAACTAAACAATCTAAGGTAGTAGTTTTCAATCTGTTACAAAATAATATTTGCCCCTATAAAGGATTGGCTGCTTTTGAATTTAATGATGAAGACCCCAAATATTTTTATGGACGGACTGCACTGACTGATGAATTACTAGAAAAATTAAGGCCAGGTAACTTTATAGCCGTGATGGGAGCATCAGGTTGTGGGAAGTCTTCGGTAGTGAAAGCAGGGCTACTTTATCAATTAAAGTTAGGGCAAAGATTGTCTGGTAGCAATGAATGGAAAATTATGCCAGTGATTCGACCTGGAGATAATCCGTTGTACTCTTTAGCAGAAGCGTTTACTGGCAAAGATAGCAAAAAAATGCTTATTCAGCTTTTAGAAAAAGAGCTTAGAGATAATGGTGCTGACAGATTACAAGATTTTATTGCTGAAGACATTGAAAAGTATAGTCGGGTTGTATTAGTAGTTGACCAGTTTGAGGAAGTTTTTACCCTCTGCCAAGATATTAAGGCACGACAGCAATTTTTTGACTGCTTGTTGGGTGCAGTGGAAAGCTCTAATAATAAGCTATGTTTGGTAATTACGATCAGAGCAGATTTTGTTGGTGAGTGTGCAGCATATCCCAAATTAGCCAAGCAAATTCAGCAAGATTTGGTAACGGTAACTCCCATGACAACAGAGGAATTAACCGAAGCGATTAAAGAACCTGCATCACAAGTTGGCTTAGGCTTGGAAGAAACATTAGTAATCCAGATGATTGCTGATGTCCAAAAATCCCCTGGAAGTTTACCACTATTGCAGTTTACCCTAATGGAACTCTGGGAAAAGCGCAATATTAATACTACCGGAAATACAGAATATAATTCTCAACTATTAACCTTGCACGCTTATCAAAAAATGGGTGGTGTAATGGGGGCACTAAATCGTCACGCCCAACAAATTTACAATTATACAGATTATAAGTCAGCATCTCCTTCACAAAAACGCCAACCTCAAGAGCAAGAATTGATTCGGCGACTTTTCTTAAAGTTGCTACGAACTGGTGAAGGAGTTAAAGATACTCGCCAACCACAACCAAAAACTAAATTAATGGCAATTGCTGGAGAGGATTCACAACAACAGGTAGTTTTAAGTCAACTGATAGAAGAATTAATAAAATGGCGATTGTTAGTAACATCAGAAGTAGAAATTTTGTTTGGAAAATATTTAGAAAAGATCCAAATAATTGACCTTATTCATGAAGCATTAATGTCGGGATGGGAAGAGTTTGAGCAATGGCGAGATAAGTACAGACAAATACTTAGGCTACGTGATCGCTTGGACGATGCATTACAAATATGGGATGCCAATGGTAGGCAGGATGAAGACTTGATGATGGGAGGATTACTAACAAGGGTTAGGGAGGAATGGCTAAATCTGGAACCGGATCTAGAGCCATTAGCAAAAAATTTTTACAAATGGAGCAATGATTACAAAGATAAAAAAAAGTCAGTGGATCGAAAAGAAACTGGAGATAAAGAGTATCCTTATGTTTCGCCTTCTTCCGATATTTATAAACTGAATTTAGCTACTGAATCGGCCAAAGCCGTTGTTAGAATTTTAGTGGAAATTGGCAATACGGGTAAGCAGAATTTTGCTACAGGTTTTATGATTGCACAGGATTTATTAATGACGTGTAATCATGTTATTAGTAGCCTGGATGAAGCAAAACAAAGTAGGTTTACTTTTAATTATCAACTAGATATAACTGGTAAAGAATGCACTACACAAACTGTTCAGCTATTACCAGAAGGTAAATTTTATACAAATATTGGACTAAACTACACAGTTGTAACTTTAAAAGATGTGCCTAAATTTAGTAAACCCTTAATCCTCAATAATCAGCAATTAAAGCTCAAAGAAGAATTAGCAATTATTCACCATCCACAAGGACATCTTAAAAAAATTTCAATGCTCTCCAATGTTACTTACGTAGATAATGATGTAGTTCAATATACTAGATGTACGTCTCCAGGCTCATCAGGTTCTCCTGTATTTAACGTTAACTTCGAGGTAGTTGCTATTCACCACAGTGGTGGGATGCTATTGGAACCTGGTACAGAGGAACGCTATTTGCGAAGTCAGGGTACGAGCATGATAGCTGTATTAGACGATTTGAAGATAAACGCTCCGGAGATTTACGCTTGCTTGCACTTTATTAATAGTTAA
- a CDS encoding caspase family protein produces the protein MRRDALVVGINKYSFLKDSTGNYKHLTTPATDAEAIAQLLENHGDFRVKRFPNIIIDERLQVDPSTTVDAGTLKQAIADLFLPKSTKIPETALLFFAGHGIREDLNGLIEGFLATSDVSPRKSQWGVSLQWLWKILQQSKVPQQIVWLDCCFAGELLNFKDTELGRHSSESDRFLIAASRDYEVAYQQLDDKHGVFTGALLAGLNPHLVPEGDWITNRTLAVSVEQKLQAYYEQTKIPQTPLISNHGEVIKLIQGKAKPYEEATVGNTSTKQLQILLHWLIRLLEDDAIESIQVDSTAIPGKNLSVVANNIVVFYKDGNSSFIQTQDTENWEHQNQLDLERLVPNSKLAMLVLERYIQNNNHNNNTHLRDTKYKITRSDILAELAKHELNPTPKRSEAEILANFNSASSIGRYWLRKIDGKKIPRSELPQIIELIEQGSRTILLIDRPGSGKTCMLLDLADNIEQEKASVWGLLFIKGDNFTNISSEQELIAHGLPEDIVGQCARLADYRKVVVIIDSLDVLSLSRQHGSLKVFLGIIDRLEKLEGVTVIVACRNFDLEYDPLLRGRSWQHKINLQPLDFDTQVKSFLIDWQVDVSKMTPVLRSLLQIPQNLRIYERLAKLGVSSQPASAYELYNSFLEEVVVKNSTLGTEAIDALQNMAEQLMQQRTQSYSKVSFGASEDTVRQLISQEVLLETSPGILEFSHKTLADCLTVRATRAKNQTLAQFILEHPQLPFIRPAVRAFFFYLRAYQPDAFRRQVWEVLSHDEIAYHVKRLVSESFAEIEPVEEDWRSLRRIFQNYPDLFRRLLWRANNGTWWNIITQHWLPEAKLAQERETWLLQFVQWLEAWMNKYPAEVVAFWRQTIAQQWINPQNLARSICSMLTNFEAWNAPGIKELLETLIEDFEIEEHDFLGSLLSRWVQFTNTGDTLLWKYITKNVSSEDVYGWNLADKLRCMPHDFHNDKFLEVRLCQSDTLLTLVLNELEDWSAVSVARYGEDKLHGEFLRHTSWEIRHSQRDIHPCDNINILLDGVEKALKHRARHNKAWWIENEVRLRNSQELAIRYFVIEAYKENIRYSHSIKFWIFILNINCLASALFLSRFFKAYICGVESLLQDDKLFHHSDLSYELGELMQMTYPKISESAQTANQAMILSLISETREYEQEYSFREYRGLYDLCLSIPSIFRGLEIQEFVDSLQNYFGYTSPEPNIYSWGGIVIPPLSSQDFLKLSDKSIFQLLNYYKAYENRNIFNRDMIGGLSEVKGVLRDACSLHPERFIGLLTSFIRENLHQDYVCALVEGIAFHLHYRFGNFQPPQQWEPIEPLPEGEAIASILLNWLERYFVIWEEGQTVRYALEACCDVLTDSESVERLSLLLFWLYSKYPEDRKIRVNSHDILNTASVHRVAAESAIKLCNRLLEKEQPVPDLLLLLLRHAARDAAIYARIPILQHLPFLIHKNPDLGWQLLADVFKEPQPHLWKYTELCFYYQYHHNFDIVAPYLNRLLYEGMEEAGDIWGRLSTLASLAGHISQEQLFATLVKTNSNAAWQGVTQVFIANLELKEHTENCITGLINILGYKNISQEIIGKIDRCFEEETKRACIRREFALAFLEALPASARDIDFDGFLEWLGYESRRNPLSALELTETLAAKFESRMNVSLLWRTEPLIAALNEILREADETDDPKLIQRAINLQDRFLKLDMRGMEELLNKAGQD, from the coding sequence ATGAGACGAGATGCTTTAGTAGTAGGTATTAATAAATATTCTTTTCTCAAAGATTCAACAGGTAACTACAAACATCTCACTACCCCTGCAACTGACGCAGAAGCGATCGCCCAACTTTTAGAAAACCACGGTGACTTCCGAGTTAAACGGTTTCCCAACATCATAATTGATGAACGACTACAAGTAGATCCAAGCACAACCGTTGACGCAGGTACGTTGAAACAAGCTATAGCTGACCTATTTTTACCAAAAAGTACAAAAATACCAGAAACAGCACTACTGTTTTTTGCAGGGCATGGAATCAGAGAGGATTTGAACGGTTTAATAGAAGGTTTCTTAGCAACCAGTGATGTCAGTCCTAGAAAAAGTCAATGGGGTGTATCTCTGCAATGGTTATGGAAAATATTACAGCAAAGTAAAGTACCACAACAAATTGTCTGGCTAGATTGCTGTTTTGCTGGAGAATTACTCAATTTTAAAGATACCGAACTAGGAAGGCATAGTTCGGAGTCCGATCGCTTTTTGATTGCTGCATCCCGTGACTATGAAGTTGCCTATCAGCAGTTAGATGATAAACATGGGGTATTTACAGGCGCACTTCTAGCAGGACTTAACCCCCATTTAGTTCCAGAAGGAGACTGGATTACAAACCGGACGCTAGCAGTTTCCGTTGAGCAGAAGCTACAAGCATACTATGAGCAAACAAAAATTCCCCAGACCCCACTGATAAGCAACCACGGCGAAGTTATTAAACTGATTCAAGGAAAGGCTAAACCCTACGAGGAAGCCACTGTTGGTAACACCTCCACAAAACAATTGCAGATACTATTGCATTGGCTGATTCGACTCTTAGAGGATGATGCAATCGAAAGCATCCAAGTTGATTCAACAGCGATACCTGGGAAAAACTTGTCGGTGGTGGCTAATAATATTGTTGTTTTTTATAAAGATGGTAATTCAAGTTTTATACAAACTCAGGACACTGAAAACTGGGAGCATCAAAATCAATTAGATTTAGAGCGACTTGTACCAAACTCAAAGCTGGCGATGCTGGTACTAGAACGCTACATACAGAATAACAATCACAATAACAATACCCATTTAAGAGACACAAAATACAAAATTACTCGCTCGGATATATTAGCTGAATTAGCTAAACATGAATTAAACCCAACACCAAAGCGCAGTGAGGCAGAAATCCTTGCCAACTTTAATAGTGCTTCTAGTATCGGAAGATATTGGTTACGCAAAATAGACGGTAAAAAAATTCCTCGTTCCGAGCTACCCCAAATTATCGAACTAATCGAGCAGGGAAGCCGAACAATTTTACTAATAGACCGTCCCGGAAGCGGTAAAACCTGTATGTTGCTCGACCTTGCTGATAACATTGAGCAGGAAAAAGCATCGGTTTGGGGACTTCTATTTATTAAAGGTGATAATTTTACAAATATTAGCAGCGAACAGGAATTAATAGCGCACGGCTTACCTGAAGATATCGTTGGTCAATGTGCGCGTCTAGCTGATTACCGCAAAGTTGTGGTAATTATTGACTCCCTTGATGTTTTATCTCTCAGTCGTCAGCATGGTTCTCTCAAGGTTTTTCTGGGAATTATCGACCGACTAGAAAAACTTGAGGGAGTTACGGTGATTGTTGCCTGTCGCAATTTTGACCTGGAGTATGACCCTTTACTTCGAGGACGTTCCTGGCAACATAAAATCAATCTACAACCACTAGATTTCGACACTCAAGTTAAGTCGTTCTTGATCGACTGGCAGGTTGATGTTTCTAAGATGACTCCGGTATTACGGTCATTATTGCAAATACCTCAAAACTTGCGGATTTATGAAAGACTAGCAAAACTCGGTGTTTCATCACAACCAGCATCGGCTTATGAACTTTACAACAGCTTCCTTGAGGAAGTGGTAGTTAAAAATTCAACACTCGGCACTGAGGCTATAGACGCTTTGCAAAATATGGCTGAACAGTTAATGCAGCAAAGAACTCAGTCATATAGTAAAGTATCTTTTGGAGCAAGCGAAGATACCGTCAGGCAATTAATTAGCCAGGAAGTGCTGCTGGAAACTTCCCCTGGAATTCTAGAGTTTAGCCACAAAACATTAGCAGATTGTCTTACTGTTCGAGCTACACGGGCTAAAAACCAAACTTTGGCACAATTCATCCTCGAACATCCCCAACTTCCCTTTATTCGTCCAGCAGTTCGAGCGTTTTTCTTTTACCTGCGTGCATATCAACCGGATGCTTTTAGGCGGCAAGTATGGGAAGTATTATCCCACGATGAAATTGCATATCACGTTAAGCGGCTTGTAAGCGAGTCTTTTGCTGAAATAGAACCAGTTGAGGAAGATTGGCGATCGCTTCGCCGAATTTTCCAAAATTATCCCGATTTATTTCGACGCTTACTATGGCGAGCAAACAACGGCACTTGGTGGAATATTATTACACAACACTGGTTGCCTGAAGCCAAGTTAGCACAGGAGCGGGAAACCTGGTTGCTTCAATTTGTCCAATGGTTGGAAGCATGGATGAATAAATATCCTGCGGAAGTAGTGGCATTTTGGAGACAAACGATCGCTCAACAATGGATAAACCCACAAAATCTTGCTAGAAGTATCTGTTCCATGTTGACCAATTTTGAAGCATGGAATGCTCCAGGTATAAAGGAATTACTAGAAACTCTGATTGAAGATTTCGAGATAGAAGAACACGATTTTCTTGGCAGTTTGCTTAGTCGGTGGGTGCAGTTCACCAATACAGGAGATACATTATTGTGGAAATACATTACCAAAAATGTTTCATCAGAAGATGTGTACGGTTGGAATTTGGCTGATAAGCTGCGTTGTATGCCTCATGATTTCCATAATGATAAATTTTTGGAAGTCCGCCTTTGCCAATCCGATACGTTGCTGACTTTAGTGTTAAATGAATTAGAAGATTGGAGTGCTGTTAGTGTAGCTAGATACGGAGAAGATAAATTGCATGGCGAGTTTTTACGCCATACCTCATGGGAAATTAGACACAGCCAGCGTGACATCCATCCTTGTGATAACATAAACATTTTACTTGATGGTGTGGAAAAAGCACTTAAGCATCGTGCTCGTCACAATAAAGCTTGGTGGATAGAAAATGAAGTCCGATTGCGAAACTCTCAGGAATTAGCTATTCGTTACTTTGTTATTGAAGCATACAAAGAAAATATTCGTTATTCCCACTCAATTAAGTTTTGGATTTTTATTCTTAATATTAATTGTTTAGCAAGCGCTTTATTTCTAAGTCGTTTCTTTAAAGCTTATATCTGTGGGGTAGAAAGTCTGTTACAAGATGACAAACTTTTCCACCATAGTGACCTAAGCTACGAACTAGGCGAACTAATGCAAATGACTTACCCTAAAATCTCAGAATCAGCACAAACAGCTAATCAAGCGATGATTTTGTCGCTGATTTCTGAAACAAGAGAATATGAACAAGAATATTCTTTTCGAGAATATCGTGGATTGTACGACTTATGCCTCTCAATTCCATCCATTTTCCGAGGCTTAGAGATACAGGAATTTGTAGACAGTTTGCAAAACTATTTTGGCTACACTAGCCCAGAACCAAATATTTATAGTTGGGGTGGTATTGTCATACCACCTTTATCTTCGCAAGATTTTCTGAAGCTATCAGATAAAAGTATTTTTCAGTTACTAAATTACTACAAAGCATATGAAAATAGAAATATATTCAACAGAGATATGATTGGTGGTTTGAGCGAAGTTAAAGGGGTATTACGTGATGCTTGTTCCCTGCATCCAGAACGTTTTATCGGGTTATTGACAAGTTTTATCCGAGAAAATCTGCATCAAGATTATGTATGTGCTTTAGTAGAAGGAATCGCATTTCACCTGCACTATCGCTTTGGAAATTTTCAACCACCACAGCAATGGGAACCCATCGAACCCCTTCCAGAAGGAGAAGCGATCGCATCTATTTTACTCAATTGGTTGGAACGCTACTTTGTAATTTGGGAAGAAGGCCAGACAGTTCGCTACGCATTGGAAGCTTGTTGTGATGTTTTAACTGATAGTGAATCAGTCGAACGCTTATCATTATTACTTTTCTGGCTTTACAGTAAATACCCTGAGGATAGAAAAATCAGGGTAAACAGTCACGATATTCTGAATACAGCATCAGTACATAGAGTTGCAGCCGAAAGTGCTATTAAATTGTGCAACAGATTGTTAGAAAAAGAACAACCTGTCCCCGATTTGTTATTGTTACTGCTGCGTCATGCTGCACGGGATGCAGCGATTTATGCACGGATTCCTATTCTCCAACATCTTCCCTTTTTGATTCACAAAAACCCTGATTTGGGATGGCAATTATTGGCTGATGTTTTCAAAGAACCTCAACCTCATTTATGGAAATATACAGAGTTATGCTTTTATTACCAATATCACCACAATTTTGATATAGTTGCCCCCTACCTAAATCGTCTTTTGTATGAAGGTATGGAAGAAGCTGGTGATATTTGGGGACGACTTTCTACATTAGCAAGCTTGGCTGGACACATCAGCCAGGAACAATTATTTGCCACTTTAGTAAAAACCAACAGTAATGCGGCTTGGCAAGGAGTAACTCAAGTATTTATAGCAAATTTAGAATTAAAAGAACATACAGAAAATTGCATTACTGGACTTATTAATATTTTAGGTTATAAAAATATATCACAGGAGATTATTGGCAAGATTGATAGATGTTTTGAAGAAGAAACCAAAAGAGCCTGCATCAGGCGAGAGTTTGCGCTGGCATTTCTTGAAGCACTTCCAGCATCTGCAAGAGATATTGATTTTGATGGGTTTCTTGAATGGCTAGGCTACGAATCGCGACGAAACCCTTTATCAGCACTGGAATTAACTGAAACACTGGCAGCAAAATTTGAAAGTAGGATGAATGTAAGTCTCTTGTGGCGAACAGAACCATTAATTGCAGCATTAAACGAAATTTTACGAGAAGCTGATGAAACTGACGATCCAAAACTAATCCAGCGTGCTATCAACTTACAAGACCGTTTTTTGAAGTTGGATATGCGCGGAATGGAGGAACTACTCAACAAAGCTGGACAAGACTAA